In Oncorhynchus mykiss isolate Arlee chromosome 1, USDA_OmykA_1.1, whole genome shotgun sequence, the following proteins share a genomic window:
- the LOC110530032 gene encoding serine/threonine-protein phosphatase 4 regulatory subunit 3-A isoform X4 has protein sequence MSDTRRRVKVYTLNEDRQWDDRGTGHVSSTFVERLKGISLLVRAESDGSLLLESKISPNTAYQKQQDTLIVWSEAENYDLALSFQEKAGCDEIWEKICQVQGKDPALEITQDPIDESEEERFEEMPETSHLVELPPCELARLEEIADLVTSVLSSPIRREKLALALMSEGYMKKLLQLFQVCEDLDNREGLHHLYEIVRGVLFLNKAALFEVMFSDDCIMDVVGCLEYDPALVQPKRHREFLTKTAKFKEVIPITDSELRQKIHQTYRVQYIQDIILPTPSVFEENFLSTLTSFIFFNKVEIVSMLQEDEKFLTEVFAQLTDEATEDGKRRELVNFFKEFCAFSQTLQPQNRDAFFKTLANLGILPALEIVMGMDDLQVRAAATDIFSYLVEFSPSMVREFVMQEPQQTDDDVLLINVVIKQMICDSDPELGGAVQLMGLLRTLIDPENMLTPTNKTEKTEFLSFFYKYCMQVLTAPLLANTVDEKKSKALQEGSTKINPVCPDNFQTAQLLALILELLTFCVEHHTYHIKTYIMNKDLLRRILVLMNSKHTFLALCALRFMRRIIGQKDEYYNRYIIKGNLFEPVINTLLDNGTRYNLLNSAIIELFEFIKVEDVKSLIAHIIDNYYKALESIEYVQTFKGLKGRYEQEKDRQTLRLNRYRRDARTLDEDEEMWFHEDEDDDEGEAVEKSRPEEEFPESYGKYMEAKKGAANGANGKPAASHAASASPNGSPAKSDATPGTLVVKVSFPCQLPF, from the exons ATGTCGGATACTCGGCGGCGTGTGAAAGTATACACGCTGAATGAAGACCGACAGTGGGACGACAGGGGCACAGGACATGTCTCGTCTACCTTTGTCGAACGACTAAAGGGAATATCATTATTAGTTCGGGCCGAATCCGACG GCTCACTTCTTCTGGAGTCTAAAATCAGCCCAAATACTGCATATCAAAAACAACAA GATACTCTGATCGTGTGGTCTGAAGCAGAGAACTATGATCTGGCTCTGAGTTTTCAGGAAAAAGCTGGCTGTGATGAAATCTGGGAAAAGATTTGTCAG GTGCAGGGAAAAGACCCTGCGCTGGAGATCACCCAGGACCCCATCGATGAGTCTGAGGAGGAGCGCTTCGAGGAGATGccagagaccagccacctggtGGAGCTGCCTCCATGCGAGCTAGCCCGGCTGGAGGAGATCGCTGACCTTGTGACTTCTGTCCTGTCCTCGCCCATCCGCCGGGAGAAACTGGCCCTAGCCCTTATGAGCGAAGGTTACATGAAGAAGCTACTGCAGCTCTTCCAGGTGTGTGAAGACCTGGACAACCGTGAGGGCCTACATCATCTGTATGAGATTGTGCGTGGCGTGCTTTTTCTCAACAAGGCGGCTCTGTTCGAGGTCATGTTCTCAGACGACTGCATCATGGACGTAGTGGGCTGCCTGGAGTACGACCCGGCGCTGGTGCAGCCCAAAAGGCACCGCGAGTTCCTCACCAAGACGGCCAAGTTCAAGGAGGTGATCCCCATCACGGACTCAGAGCTACGGCAGAAGATCCACCAGACGTACCGTGTGCAGTACATCCAGGACATCATCCTTCCCACTCCTTCTGTCTTCGAAGAGAACTTCCTTTCCACCCTCACATCCTTCATTTTCTTCAACAAGGTGGAGATAGTCAGCATGCTGCAG GAGGATGAGAAGTTCCTCACTGAAGTCTTTGCACAGCTAACGGATGAAGCCACAGAGGACGGTAAAAGGAGGGAACTA GTGAACTTCTTCAAAGAATTTTGTGCTTTTTCACAAACCTTGCAACCGCAAAATAGAGATGCTTTCTTCAAGACTCTGGCGAATCTAGGCATTCTTCCTGCTCTTGAAATAGTCATG GGGATGGACGACCTGCAAGTGAGGGCTGCAGCCACAGACATATTCTCATACCTGGTGGAGTTCAGCCCCTCCATGGTCCGAGAGTTTGTTATGCAGGAGCCACAGCAGACTGATGAT GATGTGCTGCTGATCAACGTGGTGATAAAGCAGATGATCTGTGACTCGGACCCTGAGCTGGGGGGTGCTGTGCAGCTGATGGGGCTCCTACGTACACTGATTGACCCAGAGAACATGCTGACGCCCACCAAT AAAACGGAGAAGACCGAGTTCCTCAGCTTCTTCTACAAGTACTGCATGCAGGTCCTAACAGCCCCTCTATTGGCCAACACTGTAGACGAGAAGAAGTCCAAAG CTCTGCAAGAGGGATCCACCAAGATCAACCCAGTGTGTCCTG ATAATTTCCAGACAGCTCAACTCCTGGCTTTGATTCTGGAGCTGCTGACATTCTGTGTTGAGCACCACACGTACCACATAAAGACATACATCATGAACAAGGACCTGCTACGACGAATCCTGGTGCTAATGAACTCTAAACACACCTTCCTGGCGCTGT GTGCTCTGCGCTTCATGAGGAGGATAATTGGGCAGAAGGATGAGTACTACAACCGCTATATTATCAAAGGGAACCTGTTTGAGCCAGTCATCAACACTCTGCTGGACAATGGCACTAGATACAACCTCCTAAACTCAGCCATCATCGAACTCTTTGAGTTCATCAAAGTT GAGGATGTTAAGTCCCTGATAGCACACATCATAGACAACTACTACAAAGCACTTGAATCCATTGAATACGTCCAGACGTTCAAGGGCCTAAAGGGCAGATATGAGCAGGAGAAGGACCGACAGACCCTGAGACTCAACAG ATATCGTAGGGATGCCCGAACGCTGGACGAGGATGAGGAAATGTGGTTCCATGAAGATGAGGATGATGACGAAGGAGAGGCTGTTGAGAAAAGTAGGCCAGAGGAAGAGTTCCCAGAGAGCTACGGAAAGTATATGGAAGCAAAAAAAG GGGCTGCCAACGGTGCCAACGGAAAGCCAGCTGCCTCACACGCCGCCTCAGCCAGTCCCAACGGCTCCCCAGCCAAGTCGGACGCGACACCCGGCACCCTGGTAGTCAAGGTGAGCTTTCCCTGTCAACTGCCATTCTAA
- the LOC110530032 gene encoding serine/threonine-protein phosphatase 4 regulatory subunit 3 isoform X1 translates to MSDTRRRVKVYTLNEDRQWDDRGTGHVSSTFVERLKGISLLVRAESDGSLLLESKISPNTAYQKQQDTLIVWSEAENYDLALSFQEKAGCDEIWEKICQVQGKDPALEITQDPIDESEEERFEEMPETSHLVELPPCELARLEEIADLVTSVLSSPIRREKLALALMSEGYMKKLLQLFQVCEDLDNREGLHHLYEIVRGVLFLNKAALFEVMFSDDCIMDVVGCLEYDPALVQPKRHREFLTKTAKFKEVIPITDSELRQKIHQTYRVQYIQDIILPTPSVFEENFLSTLTSFIFFNKVEIVSMLQEDEKFLTEVFAQLTDEATEDGKRRELVNFFKEFCAFSQTLQPQNRDAFFKTLANLGILPALEIVMGMDDLQVRAAATDIFSYLVEFSPSMVREFVMQEPQQTDDDVLLINVVIKQMICDSDPELGGAVQLMGLLRTLIDPENMLTPTNKTEKTEFLSFFYKYCMQVLTAPLLANTVDEKKSKALQEGSTKINPVCPDNFQTAQLLALILELLTFCVEHHTYHIKTYIMNKDLLRRILVLMNSKHTFLALCALRFMRRIIGQKDEYYNRYIIKGNLFEPVINTLLDNGTRYNLLNSAIIELFEFIKVEDVKSLIAHIIDNYYKALESIEYVQTFKGLKGRYEQEKDRQTLRLNRYRRDARTLDEDEEMWFHEDEDDDEGEAVEKSRPEEEFPESYGKYMEAKKVKESDDKENFPTQTPTGSFKFTFSHSAGAANGANGKPAASHAASASPNGSPAKSDATPGTLVVKTAMVGLVDYPDDEDEEEEDEEQSPRKRPRLGS, encoded by the exons ATGTCGGATACTCGGCGGCGTGTGAAAGTATACACGCTGAATGAAGACCGACAGTGGGACGACAGGGGCACAGGACATGTCTCGTCTACCTTTGTCGAACGACTAAAGGGAATATCATTATTAGTTCGGGCCGAATCCGACG GCTCACTTCTTCTGGAGTCTAAAATCAGCCCAAATACTGCATATCAAAAACAACAA GATACTCTGATCGTGTGGTCTGAAGCAGAGAACTATGATCTGGCTCTGAGTTTTCAGGAAAAAGCTGGCTGTGATGAAATCTGGGAAAAGATTTGTCAG GTGCAGGGAAAAGACCCTGCGCTGGAGATCACCCAGGACCCCATCGATGAGTCTGAGGAGGAGCGCTTCGAGGAGATGccagagaccagccacctggtGGAGCTGCCTCCATGCGAGCTAGCCCGGCTGGAGGAGATCGCTGACCTTGTGACTTCTGTCCTGTCCTCGCCCATCCGCCGGGAGAAACTGGCCCTAGCCCTTATGAGCGAAGGTTACATGAAGAAGCTACTGCAGCTCTTCCAGGTGTGTGAAGACCTGGACAACCGTGAGGGCCTACATCATCTGTATGAGATTGTGCGTGGCGTGCTTTTTCTCAACAAGGCGGCTCTGTTCGAGGTCATGTTCTCAGACGACTGCATCATGGACGTAGTGGGCTGCCTGGAGTACGACCCGGCGCTGGTGCAGCCCAAAAGGCACCGCGAGTTCCTCACCAAGACGGCCAAGTTCAAGGAGGTGATCCCCATCACGGACTCAGAGCTACGGCAGAAGATCCACCAGACGTACCGTGTGCAGTACATCCAGGACATCATCCTTCCCACTCCTTCTGTCTTCGAAGAGAACTTCCTTTCCACCCTCACATCCTTCATTTTCTTCAACAAGGTGGAGATAGTCAGCATGCTGCAG GAGGATGAGAAGTTCCTCACTGAAGTCTTTGCACAGCTAACGGATGAAGCCACAGAGGACGGTAAAAGGAGGGAACTA GTGAACTTCTTCAAAGAATTTTGTGCTTTTTCACAAACCTTGCAACCGCAAAATAGAGATGCTTTCTTCAAGACTCTGGCGAATCTAGGCATTCTTCCTGCTCTTGAAATAGTCATG GGGATGGACGACCTGCAAGTGAGGGCTGCAGCCACAGACATATTCTCATACCTGGTGGAGTTCAGCCCCTCCATGGTCCGAGAGTTTGTTATGCAGGAGCCACAGCAGACTGATGAT GATGTGCTGCTGATCAACGTGGTGATAAAGCAGATGATCTGTGACTCGGACCCTGAGCTGGGGGGTGCTGTGCAGCTGATGGGGCTCCTACGTACACTGATTGACCCAGAGAACATGCTGACGCCCACCAAT AAAACGGAGAAGACCGAGTTCCTCAGCTTCTTCTACAAGTACTGCATGCAGGTCCTAACAGCCCCTCTATTGGCCAACACTGTAGACGAGAAGAAGTCCAAAG CTCTGCAAGAGGGATCCACCAAGATCAACCCAGTGTGTCCTG ATAATTTCCAGACAGCTCAACTCCTGGCTTTGATTCTGGAGCTGCTGACATTCTGTGTTGAGCACCACACGTACCACATAAAGACATACATCATGAACAAGGACCTGCTACGACGAATCCTGGTGCTAATGAACTCTAAACACACCTTCCTGGCGCTGT GTGCTCTGCGCTTCATGAGGAGGATAATTGGGCAGAAGGATGAGTACTACAACCGCTATATTATCAAAGGGAACCTGTTTGAGCCAGTCATCAACACTCTGCTGGACAATGGCACTAGATACAACCTCCTAAACTCAGCCATCATCGAACTCTTTGAGTTCATCAAAGTT GAGGATGTTAAGTCCCTGATAGCACACATCATAGACAACTACTACAAAGCACTTGAATCCATTGAATACGTCCAGACGTTCAAGGGCCTAAAGGGCAGATATGAGCAGGAGAAGGACCGACAGACCCTGAGACTCAACAG ATATCGTAGGGATGCCCGAACGCTGGACGAGGATGAGGAAATGTGGTTCCATGAAGATGAGGATGATGACGAAGGAGAGGCTGTTGAGAAAAGTAGGCCAGAGGAAGAGTTCCCAGAGAGCTACGGAAAGTATATGGAAGCAAAAAAAG TTAAAGAGAGTGACGACAAAGAGAACTTCCCAACGCAGACCCCAACTGGCAGCTTTAAGTTTACCTTCTCTCATTCTGCAGGGGCTGCCAACGGTGCCAACGGAAAGCCAGCTGCCTCACACGCCGCCTCAGCCAGTCCCAACGGCTCCCCAGCCAAGTCGGACGCGACACCCGGCACCCTGGTAGTCAAG ACTGCGATGGTCGGCCTTGTAGACTACCCTGACGACGAAGACGAGGAGGAAGAAGACGAAGAGCAGTCGCCACGGAAACGTCCCCGTCTGGGCTCCTAA
- the LOC110530032 gene encoding serine/threonine-protein phosphatase 4 regulatory subunit 3-A isoform X2, whose translation MSDTRRRVKVYTLNEDRQWDDRGTGHVSSTFVERLKGISLLVRAESDGSLLLESKISPNTAYQKQQDTLIVWSEAENYDLALSFQEKAGCDEIWEKICQVQGKDPALEITQDPIDESEEERFEEMPETSHLVELPPCELARLEEIADLVTSVLSSPIRREKLALALMSEGYMKKLLQLFQVCEDLDNREGLHHLYEIVRGVLFLNKAALFEVMFSDDCIMDVVGCLEYDPALVQPKRHREFLTKTAKFKEVIPITDSELRQKIHQTYRVQYIQDIILPTPSVFEENFLSTLTSFIFFNKVEIVSMLQEDEKFLTEVFAQLTDEATEDGKRRELVNFFKEFCAFSQTLQPQNRDAFFKTLANLGILPALEIVMGMDDLQVRAAATDIFSYLVEFSPSMVREFVMQEPQQTDDDVLLINVVIKQMICDSDPELGGAVQLMGLLRTLIDPENMLTPTNKTEKTEFLSFFYKYCMQVLTAPLLANTVDEKKSKALQEGSTKINPVCPDNFQTAQLLALILELLTFCVEHHTYHIKTYIMNKDLLRRILVLMNSKHTFLALCALRFMRRIIGQKDEYYNRYIIKGNLFEPVINTLLDNGTRYNLLNSAIIELFEFIKVEDVKSLIAHIIDNYYKALESIEYVQTFKGLKGRYEQEKDRQTLRLNRYRRDARTLDEDEEMWFHEDEDDDEGEAVEKSRPEEEFPESYGKYMEAKKVKESDDKENFPTQTPTGSFKFTFSHSAGAANGANGKPAASHAASASPNGSPAKSDATPGTLVVKVSFPCQLPF comes from the exons ATGTCGGATACTCGGCGGCGTGTGAAAGTATACACGCTGAATGAAGACCGACAGTGGGACGACAGGGGCACAGGACATGTCTCGTCTACCTTTGTCGAACGACTAAAGGGAATATCATTATTAGTTCGGGCCGAATCCGACG GCTCACTTCTTCTGGAGTCTAAAATCAGCCCAAATACTGCATATCAAAAACAACAA GATACTCTGATCGTGTGGTCTGAAGCAGAGAACTATGATCTGGCTCTGAGTTTTCAGGAAAAAGCTGGCTGTGATGAAATCTGGGAAAAGATTTGTCAG GTGCAGGGAAAAGACCCTGCGCTGGAGATCACCCAGGACCCCATCGATGAGTCTGAGGAGGAGCGCTTCGAGGAGATGccagagaccagccacctggtGGAGCTGCCTCCATGCGAGCTAGCCCGGCTGGAGGAGATCGCTGACCTTGTGACTTCTGTCCTGTCCTCGCCCATCCGCCGGGAGAAACTGGCCCTAGCCCTTATGAGCGAAGGTTACATGAAGAAGCTACTGCAGCTCTTCCAGGTGTGTGAAGACCTGGACAACCGTGAGGGCCTACATCATCTGTATGAGATTGTGCGTGGCGTGCTTTTTCTCAACAAGGCGGCTCTGTTCGAGGTCATGTTCTCAGACGACTGCATCATGGACGTAGTGGGCTGCCTGGAGTACGACCCGGCGCTGGTGCAGCCCAAAAGGCACCGCGAGTTCCTCACCAAGACGGCCAAGTTCAAGGAGGTGATCCCCATCACGGACTCAGAGCTACGGCAGAAGATCCACCAGACGTACCGTGTGCAGTACATCCAGGACATCATCCTTCCCACTCCTTCTGTCTTCGAAGAGAACTTCCTTTCCACCCTCACATCCTTCATTTTCTTCAACAAGGTGGAGATAGTCAGCATGCTGCAG GAGGATGAGAAGTTCCTCACTGAAGTCTTTGCACAGCTAACGGATGAAGCCACAGAGGACGGTAAAAGGAGGGAACTA GTGAACTTCTTCAAAGAATTTTGTGCTTTTTCACAAACCTTGCAACCGCAAAATAGAGATGCTTTCTTCAAGACTCTGGCGAATCTAGGCATTCTTCCTGCTCTTGAAATAGTCATG GGGATGGACGACCTGCAAGTGAGGGCTGCAGCCACAGACATATTCTCATACCTGGTGGAGTTCAGCCCCTCCATGGTCCGAGAGTTTGTTATGCAGGAGCCACAGCAGACTGATGAT GATGTGCTGCTGATCAACGTGGTGATAAAGCAGATGATCTGTGACTCGGACCCTGAGCTGGGGGGTGCTGTGCAGCTGATGGGGCTCCTACGTACACTGATTGACCCAGAGAACATGCTGACGCCCACCAAT AAAACGGAGAAGACCGAGTTCCTCAGCTTCTTCTACAAGTACTGCATGCAGGTCCTAACAGCCCCTCTATTGGCCAACACTGTAGACGAGAAGAAGTCCAAAG CTCTGCAAGAGGGATCCACCAAGATCAACCCAGTGTGTCCTG ATAATTTCCAGACAGCTCAACTCCTGGCTTTGATTCTGGAGCTGCTGACATTCTGTGTTGAGCACCACACGTACCACATAAAGACATACATCATGAACAAGGACCTGCTACGACGAATCCTGGTGCTAATGAACTCTAAACACACCTTCCTGGCGCTGT GTGCTCTGCGCTTCATGAGGAGGATAATTGGGCAGAAGGATGAGTACTACAACCGCTATATTATCAAAGGGAACCTGTTTGAGCCAGTCATCAACACTCTGCTGGACAATGGCACTAGATACAACCTCCTAAACTCAGCCATCATCGAACTCTTTGAGTTCATCAAAGTT GAGGATGTTAAGTCCCTGATAGCACACATCATAGACAACTACTACAAAGCACTTGAATCCATTGAATACGTCCAGACGTTCAAGGGCCTAAAGGGCAGATATGAGCAGGAGAAGGACCGACAGACCCTGAGACTCAACAG ATATCGTAGGGATGCCCGAACGCTGGACGAGGATGAGGAAATGTGGTTCCATGAAGATGAGGATGATGACGAAGGAGAGGCTGTTGAGAAAAGTAGGCCAGAGGAAGAGTTCCCAGAGAGCTACGGAAAGTATATGGAAGCAAAAAAAG TTAAAGAGAGTGACGACAAAGAGAACTTCCCAACGCAGACCCCAACTGGCAGCTTTAAGTTTACCTTCTCTCATTCTGCAGGGGCTGCCAACGGTGCCAACGGAAAGCCAGCTGCCTCACACGCCGCCTCAGCCAGTCCCAACGGCTCCCCAGCCAAGTCGGACGCGACACCCGGCACCCTGGTAGTCAAGGTGAGCTTTCCCTGTCAACTGCCATTCTAA
- the LOC110530032 gene encoding serine/threonine-protein phosphatase 4 regulatory subunit 3 isoform X3 — MSDTRRRVKVYTLNEDRQWDDRGTGHVSSTFVERLKGISLLVRAESDGSLLLESKISPNTAYQKQQDTLIVWSEAENYDLALSFQEKAGCDEIWEKICQVQGKDPALEITQDPIDESEEERFEEMPETSHLVELPPCELARLEEIADLVTSVLSSPIRREKLALALMSEGYMKKLLQLFQVCEDLDNREGLHHLYEIVRGVLFLNKAALFEVMFSDDCIMDVVGCLEYDPALVQPKRHREFLTKTAKFKEVIPITDSELRQKIHQTYRVQYIQDIILPTPSVFEENFLSTLTSFIFFNKVEIVSMLQEDEKFLTEVFAQLTDEATEDGKRRELVNFFKEFCAFSQTLQPQNRDAFFKTLANLGILPALEIVMGMDDLQVRAAATDIFSYLVEFSPSMVREFVMQEPQQTDDDVLLINVVIKQMICDSDPELGGAVQLMGLLRTLIDPENMLTPTNKTEKTEFLSFFYKYCMQVLTAPLLANTVDEKKSKALQEGSTKINPVCPDNFQTAQLLALILELLTFCVEHHTYHIKTYIMNKDLLRRILVLMNSKHTFLALCALRFMRRIIGQKDEYYNRYIIKGNLFEPVINTLLDNGTRYNLLNSAIIELFEFIKVEDVKSLIAHIIDNYYKALESIEYVQTFKGLKGRYEQEKDRQTLRLNRYRRDARTLDEDEEMWFHEDEDDDEGEAVEKSRPEEEFPESYGKYMEAKKGAANGANGKPAASHAASASPNGSPAKSDATPGTLVVKTAMVGLVDYPDDEDEEEEDEEQSPRKRPRLGS, encoded by the exons ATGTCGGATACTCGGCGGCGTGTGAAAGTATACACGCTGAATGAAGACCGACAGTGGGACGACAGGGGCACAGGACATGTCTCGTCTACCTTTGTCGAACGACTAAAGGGAATATCATTATTAGTTCGGGCCGAATCCGACG GCTCACTTCTTCTGGAGTCTAAAATCAGCCCAAATACTGCATATCAAAAACAACAA GATACTCTGATCGTGTGGTCTGAAGCAGAGAACTATGATCTGGCTCTGAGTTTTCAGGAAAAAGCTGGCTGTGATGAAATCTGGGAAAAGATTTGTCAG GTGCAGGGAAAAGACCCTGCGCTGGAGATCACCCAGGACCCCATCGATGAGTCTGAGGAGGAGCGCTTCGAGGAGATGccagagaccagccacctggtGGAGCTGCCTCCATGCGAGCTAGCCCGGCTGGAGGAGATCGCTGACCTTGTGACTTCTGTCCTGTCCTCGCCCATCCGCCGGGAGAAACTGGCCCTAGCCCTTATGAGCGAAGGTTACATGAAGAAGCTACTGCAGCTCTTCCAGGTGTGTGAAGACCTGGACAACCGTGAGGGCCTACATCATCTGTATGAGATTGTGCGTGGCGTGCTTTTTCTCAACAAGGCGGCTCTGTTCGAGGTCATGTTCTCAGACGACTGCATCATGGACGTAGTGGGCTGCCTGGAGTACGACCCGGCGCTGGTGCAGCCCAAAAGGCACCGCGAGTTCCTCACCAAGACGGCCAAGTTCAAGGAGGTGATCCCCATCACGGACTCAGAGCTACGGCAGAAGATCCACCAGACGTACCGTGTGCAGTACATCCAGGACATCATCCTTCCCACTCCTTCTGTCTTCGAAGAGAACTTCCTTTCCACCCTCACATCCTTCATTTTCTTCAACAAGGTGGAGATAGTCAGCATGCTGCAG GAGGATGAGAAGTTCCTCACTGAAGTCTTTGCACAGCTAACGGATGAAGCCACAGAGGACGGTAAAAGGAGGGAACTA GTGAACTTCTTCAAAGAATTTTGTGCTTTTTCACAAACCTTGCAACCGCAAAATAGAGATGCTTTCTTCAAGACTCTGGCGAATCTAGGCATTCTTCCTGCTCTTGAAATAGTCATG GGGATGGACGACCTGCAAGTGAGGGCTGCAGCCACAGACATATTCTCATACCTGGTGGAGTTCAGCCCCTCCATGGTCCGAGAGTTTGTTATGCAGGAGCCACAGCAGACTGATGAT GATGTGCTGCTGATCAACGTGGTGATAAAGCAGATGATCTGTGACTCGGACCCTGAGCTGGGGGGTGCTGTGCAGCTGATGGGGCTCCTACGTACACTGATTGACCCAGAGAACATGCTGACGCCCACCAAT AAAACGGAGAAGACCGAGTTCCTCAGCTTCTTCTACAAGTACTGCATGCAGGTCCTAACAGCCCCTCTATTGGCCAACACTGTAGACGAGAAGAAGTCCAAAG CTCTGCAAGAGGGATCCACCAAGATCAACCCAGTGTGTCCTG ATAATTTCCAGACAGCTCAACTCCTGGCTTTGATTCTGGAGCTGCTGACATTCTGTGTTGAGCACCACACGTACCACATAAAGACATACATCATGAACAAGGACCTGCTACGACGAATCCTGGTGCTAATGAACTCTAAACACACCTTCCTGGCGCTGT GTGCTCTGCGCTTCATGAGGAGGATAATTGGGCAGAAGGATGAGTACTACAACCGCTATATTATCAAAGGGAACCTGTTTGAGCCAGTCATCAACACTCTGCTGGACAATGGCACTAGATACAACCTCCTAAACTCAGCCATCATCGAACTCTTTGAGTTCATCAAAGTT GAGGATGTTAAGTCCCTGATAGCACACATCATAGACAACTACTACAAAGCACTTGAATCCATTGAATACGTCCAGACGTTCAAGGGCCTAAAGGGCAGATATGAGCAGGAGAAGGACCGACAGACCCTGAGACTCAACAG ATATCGTAGGGATGCCCGAACGCTGGACGAGGATGAGGAAATGTGGTTCCATGAAGATGAGGATGATGACGAAGGAGAGGCTGTTGAGAAAAGTAGGCCAGAGGAAGAGTTCCCAGAGAGCTACGGAAAGTATATGGAAGCAAAAAAAG GGGCTGCCAACGGTGCCAACGGAAAGCCAGCTGCCTCACACGCCGCCTCAGCCAGTCCCAACGGCTCCCCAGCCAAGTCGGACGCGACACCCGGCACCCTGGTAGTCAAG ACTGCGATGGTCGGCCTTGTAGACTACCCTGACGACGAAGACGAGGAGGAAGAAGACGAAGAGCAGTCGCCACGGAAACGTCCCCGTCTGGGCTCCTAA